The stretch of DNA CCGGGTCCACGAAGCCGACCGTCTTCGCCCGCCCGTCCCAGGCCGGAAGGGGTTCAGGCGTCGGGACGGCCGTCGTGCTCGGAATGGCTGTGGTCGGGAACGTCGTCGCCGCAGCCTCCCCCTCAGGCGCCAGGAACAGAACGGGCCCGTCAGAGAGCGCCGGTTTTACGACGAGCGCCACGACGACCACGATCGCGACCGCCGCGATCAGGCTGATCAGGTCTTCCCTCTCCATCTACCTACTGGTATTTCTGCCATGGGGATAAATATGCTTCCATCCCCGAATATCTGATTATTTTTCCCGATATTATGAATAAACATGGCATACCCGTTATCGACAAAATAAGTTAATTTATATAGTATGATAATAAGTACGTAATTAGGAATGTTGGATGGGTCCAGCGTTCACTGATTACGAAGGGTGAAATTTATGCGAAAATTCGGAAAGAGTGATGAGGCATTCACCGGCCTCGAGGCTGCGATCGTGTTGATCGCATTCGTCGTGGTGGCCGCTGTGTTCTCATATGTGATGCTCGGCGCCGGGTTCTTCACCTCCCAGAAGAGCCAGGAGGTTGTGCACACCAGCGTCGATCAGGCGAGTTCGAGCCTGGAAGTGCGGGGAGATGTCTATGGCATGGACAATGGCAATATGACCAAAGCAAAGGATAATGTAGAGGCGAATCAGAAGATCGATACACTGCAGTTCAATGTTGCCCTGACCTCCGGCGGCTCTCCTGTCGATATCAACAAGACTGTGCTGACCTATATGACCGCAGACGAGGTTGTGGTACTTAACCGCACTCTTGCTGATAAAACACATGCAACTCTTGGCATTGGCAACTGGACCGTCGCTGATAAGGTAGGCACTGCCGATACTGATTTCCTGATTGAACGGGGAGAGCAGTTCGTGATCTGGGTAAAGGTACCTACGGAACTTGAGGCCGATGGCAAGTTTAGTCTTGAGGTGAAACCTTCTACGGGTGCAGCTCTTGGAATAAAGAGGACCGCACCGGCGCAGATCGATGTATCGAACCTGCTATATTGAGGTGATCAAGAATGAAGTTCATGAAACATGAAGAGGCATTCACCGGCCTCGAGGCTGCGATCGTGTTGATCGCATTCGTCGTGGTGGCCGCTGTGTTCTCGTACGTGATGCTCGGCGCCGGGTTCTTCACCTCCCAGAAGAGCCAGGAGGTTGTGCACACCAGTGTTGACCAAGCCAGTTCAAGCGTTGAAATCCGAGGAGATGTTTTTGGGCGGGATGCTGGTTCAACTCCCAGTGAAATCGAGATTGTTGAGTTTGCGGTGGCGTTGACTGCGGGAGGGACTGCACTTGATATGAACAGTTCCGTTCTCACGTTCCAGAAGAGTGACGTGGCAGTGACAACATTGACTCATGCTTATGCCAATGATTACGTTTCGTCAACATCTGTCCTGAACGAGACAACTGGCGATAACAAGTGGTGGATCTATCAGAAGGTCAATGGAGACAACGACAGGTTGATCGAAGGCAGTGAACTGTTCATCATTCGGGCTCAGCTCGGTGCTACGAACGAGGTCGCTGCAAATGAGCAGTTCAACCTTGAAATCCGCCCTGCAACAGGTGCAGCCCTTGGACTGAAGAGAACTGCCCCAGCACAGATCGATGCTGTGAATGTCTTATACTGAGGTGATCAAGAATGAAGTTCATGAAACATGAAGAGGCATTCACCGGCCTTGAGGCTGCGATCGTCCTGATCGCATTCGTCGTCGTTGCGGCGGTGTTCTCGTACGTGATGCTCGGCGCCGGGTTCTTCACCTCCCAGAAGAGCCAGGAGGTTGTGCACACCAGTGTTGACCAGGCCAGTTCAAGTCTTGAAATCCATGGCGATGTCTATGGTCTCGATTCCGATGATGGCGACAATGTTGATCTTATTGATTTCACCATCACACTGACAGCAGGTGGATCGCCGGTTGATGTGCCGAAAGTGGCTATAACATTCCAGAACAGCACCTATGCTGGTGTCGTAACCTACGATAAGACTCAAAACGGTTCTGATCCAAATACTGCCAATACCTGGTGTATTTATAAAAAAGTTGATTCAGACGATGATACGCTCCTTGAGTTCGGGGAACAGTTTGTCATCCGTCTTAAGCCTAAGGGTGAACTGCCTCCCGACGACAAATTCTCTGTCGATATTAAACCACCAGTCGGCGCGGCGCTCGGTCTGAAGAGAACCATCCCGCCCCAGGTTGACGCGGTGAACCTCCTCTACTAACCCCCTTTTTTTTGAGGTCAAACTCTGAAACAGGGAATGGTGACGTGGAATGTCGGTGAATCAGTCACAGGTTGATCAGATCCTCGGGGCGGCGACGGCCGACGACCCCGAGGCAAAGCTCGAGAACCTTGAGCGTGAGGTGGACGTCCTCAAGGCCTCGGTGAAAAAACTCTTAATCGATATCAGGGAGCGGATGAACGAGATGGAGAACCCGTTCACCCTGGGGGTGCAGGGAGGGTTCCAGCCCGCCCGGGTGGAGGAGGCCGTCGAGAAGGAGGAAGAGGTCGAAGAGTCTCCGGCCCAGCCGGCGGCGAAAACACCCCTGCCCGCCCCTGCCCCGCAGGCCCC from Methanofollis liminatans DSM 4140 encodes:
- a CDS encoding archaellin/type IV pilin N-terminal domain-containing protein; translated protein: MRKFGKSDEAFTGLEAAIVLIAFVVVAAVFSYVMLGAGFFTSQKSQEVVHTSVDQASSSLEVRGDVYGMDNGNMTKAKDNVEANQKIDTLQFNVALTSGGSPVDINKTVLTYMTADEVVVLNRTLADKTHATLGIGNWTVADKVGTADTDFLIERGEQFVIWVKVPTELEADGKFSLEVKPSTGAALGIKRTAPAQIDVSNLLY
- a CDS encoding archaellin/type IV pilin N-terminal domain-containing protein; this translates as MKFMKHEEAFTGLEAAIVLIAFVVVAAVFSYVMLGAGFFTSQKSQEVVHTSVDQASSSVEIRGDVFGRDAGSTPSEIEIVEFAVALTAGGTALDMNSSVLTFQKSDVAVTTLTHAYANDYVSSTSVLNETTGDNKWWIYQKVNGDNDRLIEGSELFIIRAQLGATNEVAANEQFNLEIRPATGAALGLKRTAPAQIDAVNVLY
- a CDS encoding archaellin/type IV pilin N-terminal domain-containing protein, with the protein product MKFMKHEEAFTGLEAAIVLIAFVVVAAVFSYVMLGAGFFTSQKSQEVVHTSVDQASSSLEIHGDVYGLDSDDGDNVDLIDFTITLTAGGSPVDVPKVAITFQNSTYAGVVTYDKTQNGSDPNTANTWCIYKKVDSDDDTLLEFGEQFVIRLKPKGELPPDDKFSVDIKPPVGAALGLKRTIPPQVDAVNLLY